From Lolium perenne isolate Kyuss_39 chromosome 5, Kyuss_2.0, whole genome shotgun sequence, a single genomic window includes:
- the LOC139831272 gene encoding uncharacterized protein isoform X2: protein MAYEGEDKAKAYSLVHDDEGTCSQIPKVTAAMELKFKYVKIVVTTAGTIEALKSNLAEWDHEGSSARICFLAHNNPTERICDPFTDKSDNNVDASNRASALLRIFIDLIRHVPISGCQLEL from the exons ATGGCTTACGAAGGTGAGGATAAGGCCAAGGCTTATTCACTAGTTCATGATGATGAGGGCACCTGTAGCCAGATTCCCAAG GTCACTGCTGCAATGGAACTCAAGTTCAAATACGTGAAGATTGTCGTGACTACTGCTGGTACAATTGAG GCTCTGAAGTCAAACCTTGCAGAGTGGGACCATGAAGGATCTTCTGCACGTATATGCTTCCTGGCTCATAATAACCCTACGGAGAGAATATGCGATCCCTTCACAGATAAGTCTGATAACAA TGTGGATGCCAGTAATCGAGCTTCCGCTCTATTGAGAATCTTTATTGATCTCATCAGACATGTGCCAATCAGTGGCTGCCAACTGGAGCTTTAG
- the LOC139831272 gene encoding uncharacterized protein isoform X1 — MAYEGEDKAKAYSLVHDDEGTCSQIPKVTAAMELKFKYVKIVVTTAGTIEALKSNLAEWDHEGSSARICFLAHNNPTERICDPFTDKSDNNSVDASNRASALLRIFIDLIRHVPISGCQLEL; from the exons ATGGCTTACGAAGGTGAGGATAAGGCCAAGGCTTATTCACTAGTTCATGATGATGAGGGCACCTGTAGCCAGATTCCCAAG GTCACTGCTGCAATGGAACTCAAGTTCAAATACGTGAAGATTGTCGTGACTACTGCTGGTACAATTGAG GCTCTGAAGTCAAACCTTGCAGAGTGGGACCATGAAGGATCTTCTGCACGTATATGCTTCCTGGCTCATAATAACCCTACGGAGAGAATATGCGATCCCTTCACAGATAAGTCTGATAACAA CAGTGTGGATGCCAGTAATCGAGCTTCCGCTCTATTGAGAATCTTTATTGATCTCATCAGACATGTGCCAATCAGTGGCTGCCAACTGGAGCTTTAG
- the LOC127299511 gene encoding uncharacterized protein produces MDTPRLQLRARGAPLAVPPRMATGPFPITMEGKTVHFRCRCQKYGGDVAKVDRGDGEDGSSSTVLVQLSCRPPKRPFAFGERAFIETPVGSWPGTVAEFKGTSDASLYTLVPVSVADFAYDGLVTVYPAKFQRSHLTFSMNNLANARKLKVGLIGFGALGMRLAEALVDSEFIDLVAIIIDCPISDMQRDWKKSAISLRIEDDRTIVFKKQNKGADEEVLNVTYFIDQYNIEVSSINMLSGAEV; encoded by the exons ATGGATACCCCCCGCCTCCAGCTCCGCGCTCGAGGAGCGCCGCTCGCGGTGCCGCCCCGCATGGCCACGGGCCCCTTCCCGATTACCATGGAGGGGAAGACCGTGCACTTCCGCTGCAGGTGCCAGAAGTATGGCGGAGACGTCGCCAAGGTGGATCGAGGCGACGGCGAGGATGGGTCTTCCTCGACCGTGCTTGTACAGTTATCCTGCAGGCCCCCCAAGCGTCCGTTCGCTTTTGGAGAGCGGGCCTTCATCGAGACTCCGGTGGGCTCCTGGCCGGGAACGGTTGCAGAGTTCAAGGGGACCAGTGATGCATCGCTGTACACCCTTGTTCCCGTCTCCGTTGCAGATTTCG CTTATGATGGCTTGGTGACAGTATATCCAGCCAAGTTCCAGAGAAGCCACCTCACGTTTTCCATGAATAACCTAGCAAATG CAAGGAAACTTAAAGTTGGTTTAATTG GCTTTGGAGCCCTTGGGATGCGCCTTGCTGAAGCACTAGTTGACAGTGAATTTATCGATCTTGTCGCCATAATCATTGATTGTCCTATCTCTGATATG CAAAGGGACTGGAAAAAGAGTGCCATTAGCTTAAGGATCGAAGATGATAGAACCATTGTCTTTAAGAAGCAAAACAAGGGTGCCGATGAAGAAGTTCTG AATGTAACTTATTTTATTGATCAGTATAACATAGAAGTAAGCTCTATTAATATGTTAAGTGGGGCGGAG GTTTAG